One Chryseobacterium indoltheticum DNA segment encodes these proteins:
- a CDS encoding XdhC family protein, whose product MKEIKDIVKAYKKAHNDGLKTALATVVKVAGSSYRQAGARMLVTEDGQLTGAISGGCLEGDALRKAVLAIHQKSKKLVTYDTNNPDDVEFGVQLGCNGIVHILFEYIDESCAQNPIHLLEKSIENRMASIVITSFSIENRSMQIGTVGLMNNHKVTLLTSDFITDTELQNLSLQVLEKKQSVLSKISSSEILLQYISPQTTLLIAGAGNDVKPLVETASILGWKTIVADGRATHALKKRFPTASEVILSKPEEIINTIEIDEATVFVLMTHNYNYDLALLKLIIDQPTKYIGLLGPKTKLNRMLEDLKNDGIGVGEKELNKLYGPVGMDIGAETSEEIAISVIAEIKAVLSGKKGLSLRDKKEKIHTDIIRI is encoded by the coding sequence ATGAAAGAGATCAAAGACATCGTAAAAGCCTATAAAAAAGCCCATAATGATGGATTAAAAACAGCGTTGGCTACTGTTGTAAAAGTTGCAGGCTCTTCATACCGGCAAGCTGGAGCAAGAATGCTGGTGACAGAAGACGGACAACTCACAGGAGCTATCAGTGGTGGCTGTCTGGAAGGTGATGCATTGAGAAAAGCCGTCCTTGCCATTCATCAGAAAAGTAAAAAACTCGTTACGTATGACACGAATAATCCCGATGATGTAGAATTTGGGGTACAGTTGGGATGCAACGGAATTGTTCATATTTTATTCGAATATATTGATGAGAGTTGTGCTCAAAATCCAATTCACCTTTTAGAAAAATCAATAGAAAACAGAATGGCATCCATTGTTATAACATCATTTTCCATTGAAAACAGAAGCATGCAGATCGGAACTGTCGGATTGATGAATAATCATAAAGTAACTTTGTTAACCTCAGATTTCATTACAGATACTGAATTACAAAATCTTTCACTACAAGTTTTGGAAAAGAAACAAAGCGTACTGAGTAAAATATCTTCAAGTGAAATTTTACTTCAATATATATCCCCACAGACGACTCTGCTTATTGCAGGAGCAGGAAATGATGTTAAACCTCTCGTAGAAACAGCCTCTATTCTGGGCTGGAAAACCATTGTTGCGGACGGAAGAGCAACACATGCTCTCAAAAAAAGATTTCCCACTGCCAGTGAAGTTATCTTATCCAAGCCTGAGGAAATCATTAATACCATTGAAATTGACGAGGCCACAGTTTTTGTTTTAATGACCCACAATTATAATTATGATTTGGCATTGTTAAAGCTAATTATCGATCAGCCAACAAAGTATATAGGATTATTGGGTCCCAAAACTAAACTTAACAGAATGCTGGAAGATCTTAAAAATGACGGGATCGGCGTTGGTGAAAAAGAATTAAACAAACTTTACGGACCTGTTGGAATGGATATTGGTGCTGAAACGTCGGAAGAAATTGCCATTTCGGTCATTGCTGAAATTAAAGCGGTTCTGAGTGGTAAAAAGGGTTTATCGCTAAGAGATAAAAAAGAAAAAATTCATACTGACATTATCAGGATTTAA
- the moaA gene encoding GTP 3',8-cyclase MoaA, with amino-acid sequence MLTDQFGRIHNYLRISLTDNCNLRCFYCMPEENYDFTPHSKLMQVDEIDMLAKLFVKNGVNKIRLTGGEPFVRKDAAKIITNLAKLPVQLSCTTNGIRIDDLLPEIIQSNFHSINISLDTLQKDRFQKITRRDYFDRVMRNINLLLEKNIKTKINVVLMKGINDDEICDFIAFTKTQLLEVRFIEFMPFSGNRWSSNQVMTQKEILEIIREKYNFKPLPMGIHDTAKNFSIEGHQGSFSIISTMSEPFCSGCNRIRLTADGRLKNCLFSKKETDLLTPFREGQDIVPIIESAIWSKAKTQGGQLNEKFEKINASIIQNRSMINIGG; translated from the coding sequence ATGTTAACAGATCAATTTGGAAGGATACACAATTATCTCCGGATATCGCTGACGGACAACTGCAATCTCCGTTGCTTTTACTGCATGCCGGAAGAAAATTATGATTTTACACCGCATTCAAAACTGATGCAGGTGGATGAAATTGATATGCTAGCAAAGCTTTTTGTTAAAAATGGCGTTAATAAAATCAGGCTCACAGGTGGTGAACCATTTGTAAGAAAAGATGCCGCAAAGATCATCACCAATTTGGCTAAATTACCTGTTCAATTGAGCTGCACCACAAACGGGATTCGTATCGATGATCTTCTTCCTGAGATTATTCAATCTAATTTTCACAGTATTAATATCAGTCTCGATACCTTACAGAAAGACAGATTTCAAAAGATAACGCGCCGAGATTATTTTGACCGCGTGATGAGAAATATAAATCTGCTACTGGAAAAGAACATCAAAACCAAGATCAATGTGGTCTTGATGAAAGGAATTAATGATGATGAAATTTGTGACTTCATTGCATTTACAAAAACACAGCTTTTGGAAGTTCGTTTTATAGAATTTATGCCCTTCAGCGGGAACAGATGGAGCAGTAATCAGGTGATGACCCAAAAAGAAATTCTAGAAATTATCCGAGAGAAATACAATTTTAAACCTTTGCCAATGGGCATTCACGATACAGCAAAAAATTTCAGCATCGAAGGACATCAGGGAAGTTTTTCCATTATCAGTACAATGAGCGAACCTTTTTGCAGTGGATGCAATCGAATAAGACTTACTGCAGACGGTAGGCTGAAAAACTGTCTTTTTTCAAAAAAAGAAACAGATCTGTTAACTCCGTTTAGAGAAGGACAGGATATTGTACCGATTATAGAATCAGCAATTTGGTCAAAAGCAAAAACGCAGGGTGGACAACTGAATGAAAAGTTTGAAAAAATAAATGCTTCGATTATTCAGAACAGAAGTATGATTAATATTGGCGGATAA
- a CDS encoding nucleotidyltransferase family protein gives MKNTGIILLAAGNSTRMGSPKQLLLYQGKTLLERIVDTSLQVFDNNKIIIVLGANHSEIAFQIKDKITLISVNEEWESGMASSIKSGLQILLNHLPEMERCFISVCDQPYLSSEVFIEMLKLADYSSKEIIAAEYAGTIGVPVLFSKKYFKKLLHLSGEQGAKKIIQQNMDDVNIFTFDQGAIDIDTPSDYENLKTKE, from the coding sequence ATGAAAAACACCGGAATTATATTATTGGCTGCCGGAAATTCCACAAGAATGGGGTCGCCAAAACAACTGTTACTTTATCAGGGAAAAACTCTGCTGGAAAGGATAGTTGATACCTCTTTACAAGTATTCGATAATAATAAAATCATCATTGTATTAGGTGCAAATCACAGTGAAATAGCTTTTCAAATTAAGGATAAAATTACATTAATATCAGTCAATGAAGAATGGGAATCCGGAATGGCTTCATCCATAAAATCTGGACTGCAAATCTTATTGAATCATTTGCCGGAAATGGAAAGATGCTTTATTTCAGTTTGCGATCAGCCTTATCTTTCAAGCGAAGTTTTTATCGAAATGTTAAAACTTGCTGATTATTCTTCAAAAGAAATTATCGCTGCTGAATATGCAGGCACGATCGGCGTTCCTGTATTGTTTTCAAAAAAATATTTTAAAAAATTACTACATCTTAGCGGCGAACAAGGTGCAAAAAAAATCATTCAGCAAAATATGGATGACGTCAATATTTTTACCTTTGACCAAGGTGCTATCGATATTGATACGCCATCAGATTATGAAAATTTAAAAACTAAGGAATGA